Genomic DNA from Vanessa atalanta chromosome 17, ilVanAtal1.2, whole genome shotgun sequence:
tatcaaattttaatgataatcttTCAGctgaaaaaagtaaaataaattaacaatatatgtacaaaataacTGACAACTTAATTACCTAAGCATATTTATTACACTACAATAATTTAACAGTACAATAGCacttaataaaacacaattttcatttatattctatattaattacatataaactacttttataatattacaacgcTACTGGCCAGGTGGAAATGACTTTAATAGTTGATTCAGTTGTCTGTGTGTCAGGCTCTTTTCACCAGGAACCAATATACCTTTCTTGCCTTGATCTCTTTGAAGTTTTGATCGTTCATTGTAGTCTTTGAAACAAGATTGAAAAGCCGAGACTTCTTTCAAGCACTGCTCTTGATCGAACTCTGCTTTCTTGAAACAGGCAAACATTACAGCCATCTCTTGCATACAAGCAGcttcttttaatttatctccTTTACCAGACACGGCTTTCTTAAGTCGTAAAGGTAACAGCATTTGAAAAGGGATAGGCTCCCTTTGTGGTCTTCTTGCACTCTTGCTTGAAGGTGCAGTATAGAATATCGTGTTCAatctcattttttatt
This window encodes:
- the LOC125070258 gene encoding uncharacterized protein LOC125070258 encodes the protein MRLNTIFYTAPSSKSARRPQREPIPFQMLLPLRLKKAVSGKGDKLKEAACMQEMAVMFACFKKAEFDQEQCLKEVSAFQSCFKDYNERSKLQRDQGKKGILVPGEKSLTHRQLNQLLKSFPPGQ